The Lonchura striata isolate bLonStr1 chromosome 5, bLonStr1.mat, whole genome shotgun sequence genome window below encodes:
- the RAD51AP1 gene encoding RAD51-associated protein 1 — MARPARRNKKVVDYSQFGDLEDDDEDFAPSSKRSRTQLKESKKEKKEKSKKSKEVTPSQTQTLSKRLSLDEKLYKRDLEVALALSVKEKSTNPKEVQNSEEQGKNIESENTQKRLPLSNCSVDSEDLGLNQVMNDDVPEDDGRQKTAATKVPAHHKSLVVDSDDRAHDPDSEPESLPTSPIVSPSWIMEHSSEPRQKVMSSPLEAAGRPLHASSPVTDKKPKWTPPAPSGSSNASVKCGPVKSPTHCLRLGLSRLARVKPLHPSATNS; from the exons ATGGCGCGGCCGGCCCGGAG gAATAAGAAAGTTGTTGATTATTCTCAGTTTGGGGATTTGGAAGATGATG ATGAAGACTTTGCACCTTCAAGCAAAAGATCAAGAACACAGCTCAAGGAatcaaagaaggagaaaaaagagaagtcaAAAAAGTCCAAAGAAGTGACTCCATCCCAGACACAGACACTTAGTAAGAG gttATCTTTGGACGAGAAACTTTATAAAAGAGATTTGGAAGTTGCCTTAGCCTTATCTGTCAAAGAAAAATCTACAAATCCCAAAGAAGTGCAAAATTCAGAAGAACAAG GTAAGAATATTGAATCTGAAAATACACAGAAGAGACTCCCTCTTTCCAACTGCAGTGTAGACAGTGAAGATTTAG GTCTCAATCAGGTTATGAATGATGATGTACCTGAGGATGATGGGAGGCAAAAGACAGCAGCAACCAAAGTTCCAGCACATCACAAGTCACTGGTGGTTGACAGTGATGACAGAGCCCATGATCCTGATTCTGAGCCAGAGTCTTTACCCA CATCACCTATAGTTTCTCCTTCCTGGATAATGGAACACAGCTCTGAGCCAAGGCAGAAGGTGATGTCCAGTCCCTTGGAAGCAGCTGGAAGGCCTCTACATGCATCAAGTCCTGTCACAGACAAAAAGCCTAAATGGACACCGCCAG CTCCATCCGGAAGCAGTAATGCCTCTGTGAAATGTGGTCCTGTTAAGTCACCTACTCACTGCCTAAGACTTGGCCTCTCCAGACTGGCAAGAGTCAAACCTctccatcccagtgccaccaaCAGTTAA
- the FERRY3 gene encoding ferry endosomal RAB5 effector complex subunit 3 isoform X2 yields MKPNKGKTLTRERDYVYKFSAGNEHLVLTVPLKFPVQENISHLHGRLMVLHNLPCFIENDLKQSLSKFVEEETIEDYDREAEVALEAVKSGKVDINQLADTWAKAYKETTLEHAKPEETSWDEDFADVYHDLIHSPASEMLLNLEHNYFVSISELISERDVELKKLRERQGAEMDKVMQELGKSLTDQDVNSLAAQHFESQQDLENKWTNELKQTTAIQKQEYQEWVIKLHQDLKNPNNSSVSDEIKVQPSQLRESVEGNGRIYEEQRLLEESFTIHLGAQLKTMHNLRLLRADMLDFCKHKRNHRSGVKLHRLQTAMSLYSTSLCGLVLLVDNRISSYSGIKRDFATVCQECTDFHFPGIQEQLEIVQKVVLKARAQRSSNTKRHYENKISGNEDKLKNIERNQSNILPGEFYITRHSNLSEIHVAFHLCVDDNVRSVNVTARDPAIMGLRNILKVCCTHDITTISIPLLLVHEMSEEMTIPWCLKRAELVFKCVKGFMMEMASWDGGISRTVQFLVPQTISEEMFYQLSNMLPQIFRVSSTLTLTSKH; encoded by the exons ATGAAGCCTAATAAAGGAAAGACTTTAACTAGAGAAAGAGACTATGTGTACAAATTCAGTGCTGGAAATGAACATTTGGTGCTTACCGTGCCTCTCAAATTCCCTGTACAAGAGAATATCAGTCATTTGCATGGACGTCTGATGGTTCTGCACAACTTGCCATGCTTTATAGAAAATG ACCTGAAGCAATCTCTCAGTAAATTTGTAGAAGAGGAAACTATAGAAGATTATGACAGAGAAGCTGAAGTGGCTCTGGAAGCAGTGAAATCGGGAAAAGTAGATATCAACCAGCTGGCAGATACTTGGGCTAAAGCTTATAAAGAG ACAACATTAGAACATGCCAAACCTGAAGAAACCAGCTGGGATGAAGATTTTGCAGATGTTTATCATGATCTGATCCATTCTCCAGCTTCTGAAATGCTGTTAAACCTGGAACACAATTATTTTGTTAGTATTTCAGAATTAATAAGTGAAAGGGACGTGGAATTGAAAAAGCTACGTGAAAG GCAAGGAGCTGAAATGGATAAGGTGATGCAGGAGCTTGGAAAGTCACTGACTGACCAGGATGTGAATTCCTTAGCAGCTCAGCATTTTGAATCTCAGCAG GATTTGGAGAACAAATGGACCAATGAATTAAAACAGACTACTGCTATCCAGAAGCAGGAATATCAGGAGTGGGTGATAAAGCTTCATCAGGACCTAAAGAATCCCAACAACAGCTCAGTCAG TGATGAAATTAAAGTTCAGCCCAGCCAGCTGAGGGAATCTGTAGAAGGAAATGGGAGAATCTATGAAGAGCAAAGGTTGTTAGAAGAAAGCTTTACTATTCATTTAG gagCTCAGCTGAAGACCATGCACAACCTGAGGCTGCTGAGAGCTGATATGCTGGATTTCTGCAAACATAAACGCAATCACCGCAGTGGGGTGAAGCTGCATAGGCTGCAGACTGCAATGTCCCTCTACTCAACTTCCCTCTGTGGCCTCGTGCTACTGGTGGATAACAGGATCAGCTCATACAGTGGAATCAAAAGAG atttCGCAACTGTTTGCCAAGAATGCACGGATTTCCATTTTCCTGGAATTCAAGAACAACTTGAAATTGTCCAGAAGGTTGTACTTAAGGCCAGAGCACAGCGTAGCAGCAATACAAAAAGACACTATG aaaacaaaatcagtgGGAATGAAGATAAATTAAAGAATATAGAACGAAACCAGTCAAACATTTTGCCGG GAGAGTTCTACATCACAAGGCACTCAAACCTCTCAGAAATCCATGTTGCCTTTCACCTGTGTGTGGATGACAATGTCAGGTCTGTGAATGTGACCGCCAGGGACCCAGCCATCATGGGGCTCAGGAACATCCTCAAGGTGTGCTGCACACACGACATCACCACCATCAGCATTCCCCTCCTGCTGGTGCATGAAATGTCAGAA gAGATGACCATTCCATGGTGCCTGAAGAGGGCAGAGCTCGTGTTCAAGTGTGTCAAAG GTTTCATGATGGAAATGGCCTCGTGGGATGGAGGAATTTCTCGGACTGTGCAATTCCTGGTACCACAG acaattTCTGAGGAAATGTTTTACCAGCTGAGTAACATGCTGCCACAGATCTTCAGAGTATCGTCCACACTGACTCTGACCTCCAAGCACTGA
- the FERRY3 gene encoding ferry endosomal RAB5 effector complex subunit 3 isoform X1 — translation MLFGTAGLSPAPSPSASSPPPRWIGERQKERGNKRMKPNKGKTLTRERDYVYKFSAGNEHLVLTVPLKFPVQENISHLHGRLMVLHNLPCFIENDLKQSLSKFVEEETIEDYDREAEVALEAVKSGKVDINQLADTWAKAYKETTLEHAKPEETSWDEDFADVYHDLIHSPASEMLLNLEHNYFVSISELISERDVELKKLRERQGAEMDKVMQELGKSLTDQDVNSLAAQHFESQQDLENKWTNELKQTTAIQKQEYQEWVIKLHQDLKNPNNSSVSDEIKVQPSQLRESVEGNGRIYEEQRLLEESFTIHLGAQLKTMHNLRLLRADMLDFCKHKRNHRSGVKLHRLQTAMSLYSTSLCGLVLLVDNRISSYSGIKRDFATVCQECTDFHFPGIQEQLEIVQKVVLKARAQRSSNTKRHYENKISGNEDKLKNIERNQSNILPGEFYITRHSNLSEIHVAFHLCVDDNVRSVNVTARDPAIMGLRNILKVCCTHDITTISIPLLLVHEMSEEMTIPWCLKRAELVFKCVKGFMMEMASWDGGISRTVQFLVPQTISEEMFYQLSNMLPQIFRVSSTLTLTSKH, via the exons ATGCTGTTTGGGACCGCGGGTTTGTCCCCCGCTCCCTCTCCATCAGCTTCCTCCCCACCTCCTCGCTGGATCGGAGAGCGGCAGAAAGAGCGTG GAAACAAAAGGATGAAGCCTAATAAAGGAAAGACTTTAACTAGAGAAAGAGACTATGTGTACAAATTCAGTGCTGGAAATGAACATTTGGTGCTTACCGTGCCTCTCAAATTCCCTGTACAAGAGAATATCAGTCATTTGCATGGACGTCTGATGGTTCTGCACAACTTGCCATGCTTTATAGAAAATG ACCTGAAGCAATCTCTCAGTAAATTTGTAGAAGAGGAAACTATAGAAGATTATGACAGAGAAGCTGAAGTGGCTCTGGAAGCAGTGAAATCGGGAAAAGTAGATATCAACCAGCTGGCAGATACTTGGGCTAAAGCTTATAAAGAG ACAACATTAGAACATGCCAAACCTGAAGAAACCAGCTGGGATGAAGATTTTGCAGATGTTTATCATGATCTGATCCATTCTCCAGCTTCTGAAATGCTGTTAAACCTGGAACACAATTATTTTGTTAGTATTTCAGAATTAATAAGTGAAAGGGACGTGGAATTGAAAAAGCTACGTGAAAG GCAAGGAGCTGAAATGGATAAGGTGATGCAGGAGCTTGGAAAGTCACTGACTGACCAGGATGTGAATTCCTTAGCAGCTCAGCATTTTGAATCTCAGCAG GATTTGGAGAACAAATGGACCAATGAATTAAAACAGACTACTGCTATCCAGAAGCAGGAATATCAGGAGTGGGTGATAAAGCTTCATCAGGACCTAAAGAATCCCAACAACAGCTCAGTCAG TGATGAAATTAAAGTTCAGCCCAGCCAGCTGAGGGAATCTGTAGAAGGAAATGGGAGAATCTATGAAGAGCAAAGGTTGTTAGAAGAAAGCTTTACTATTCATTTAG gagCTCAGCTGAAGACCATGCACAACCTGAGGCTGCTGAGAGCTGATATGCTGGATTTCTGCAAACATAAACGCAATCACCGCAGTGGGGTGAAGCTGCATAGGCTGCAGACTGCAATGTCCCTCTACTCAACTTCCCTCTGTGGCCTCGTGCTACTGGTGGATAACAGGATCAGCTCATACAGTGGAATCAAAAGAG atttCGCAACTGTTTGCCAAGAATGCACGGATTTCCATTTTCCTGGAATTCAAGAACAACTTGAAATTGTCCAGAAGGTTGTACTTAAGGCCAGAGCACAGCGTAGCAGCAATACAAAAAGACACTATG aaaacaaaatcagtgGGAATGAAGATAAATTAAAGAATATAGAACGAAACCAGTCAAACATTTTGCCGG GAGAGTTCTACATCACAAGGCACTCAAACCTCTCAGAAATCCATGTTGCCTTTCACCTGTGTGTGGATGACAATGTCAGGTCTGTGAATGTGACCGCCAGGGACCCAGCCATCATGGGGCTCAGGAACATCCTCAAGGTGTGCTGCACACACGACATCACCACCATCAGCATTCCCCTCCTGCTGGTGCATGAAATGTCAGAA gAGATGACCATTCCATGGTGCCTGAAGAGGGCAGAGCTCGTGTTCAAGTGTGTCAAAG GTTTCATGATGGAAATGGCCTCGTGGGATGGAGGAATTTCTCGGACTGTGCAATTCCTGGTACCACAG acaattTCTGAGGAAATGTTTTACCAGCTGAGTAACATGCTGCCACAGATCTTCAGAGTATCGTCCACACTGACTCTGACCTCCAAGCACTGA